Proteins encoded by one window of Labrus bergylta chromosome 2, fLabBer1.1, whole genome shotgun sequence:
- the LOC109994455 gene encoding uncharacterized protein isoform X3, with protein MKDYETKTGLRVLPSLQSVFQSAPDVWYIDLSKRKTSILLEVLRLRPEKTPVKLTDCPDEESEVRSFLQCLPHISQLSFHFSFSYWFKRGVELCGRLFCAAAEREQQTGENTLQLLSSLCTYETFPFIDKEECDDYEEYQCSFLLDLCSHMKDYETKTGLRVLPSLQSVFQSAPDVWYIDLSKRKTSILLEVLRLRPEKTPVKLTGCPDEESEVRSFLQCLPHISQLSCSQPEFFQLVCTSVSVRSRDEAETLVPLLRLLGFTLQLTGRLHSKTCKSVGRVLGLCGSRVDLILTPRMMSVRGASLLFRHTKKLHSLRLSNSIALLLSGWVRRQRVPCLTVTEQLSLASLSDRTSEKVFRVVSSLASLLRYWTVRQLDLTESWIPPQCLFSLLSHDGPLTIKLNEKTFRQLLDLLHETQDNDLTLAFLRKVNGDLTPFCLNWELLQRLLQQSSQMITVNMRKNSFLQESITRLLPFLGRIVFVRTCPSFVLTSLREIYTTRASSVVPSLLRSFDHVINLTCREMDSEDCAALLFTLKHSDGVKLNLLWTSLPTVGLKSILCTLDKVSQLSVDRNLLLKFIHCCAASDDQQRAAVSLLRTLQHRLDLSCSSCVEMSEEGQSETFRLTVADCSAVSTILRHSSQDTELHLQDCDVEDSGLDLLFPVLDRVRLRVNKVVLLQLVSLVPLINERYLMRRAGSLCKALGGELDLSHTVLDQKACGALAWMLDFSEGLTELDLSHCQLTDQLLLTIKEHLHKVQVLDLSHNKISDASTSTLLELISINPSIDTVRLFRNNIVNQTPFKKTKKFEIW; from the exons ATGAAGGACTATGAGACTAAAACAGGCTTGAGAGTTCTTCCATCATTACAGTCAGTTTTCCAGTCAGCTCCTGATGTCTGGTACATTGACCTCTCAAAGAGAAAGACCTCCATCCTCCTGGAAGTGCTGAGACTCCGTCCAGAGAAGACTCCAGTGAAGCTGACGGACTGTCCAGATGAAGAGAGTGAAGTGAGGAGCTTCCTTCAGTGTCTGCCTCATATCTCACAGCTCAG ctttcatttcagtttctctTACTGGTTTAAAAGAGGAGTCGAGTTGTGTGGACGTCTgttctgtgcagcagcagagagagaacagcAGACAGGAGAGAACACACTGCAGCTGTTATCATCACTGTGCACATatgaaacatttcccttcattgATAAAGAGGAATGTGACGATTATGAAGAATATCAGTGTTCATTCCTTCTGGATCTGTGCTCCCACATGAAGGACTATGAGACTAAAACAGGCTTGAGAGTTCTTCCATCATTACAGTCAGTTTTCCAGTCAGCTCCTGATGTCTGGTACATTGACCTCTCAAAGAGAAAGACCTCCATCCTCCTGGAAGTGCTGAGACTCCGTCCAGAGAAGACTCCAGTGAAGCTGACGGGCTGTCCAGATGAAGAGAGTGAAGTGAGGAGCTTCCTTCAGTGTCTGCCTCATATCTCACAGCTCAG CTGCAGTCAGCCAGAGTTTTTCCAGCTTGTGTGCACATCGGTTTCTGTCAGATCCAGAGATGAGGCTGAGACGTTGGTTCCTCTGCTGCGGCTCCTGGGATTCACCCTTCAGTTAACAGGAAGGTTACACAGCAAAACCTGCAAGTCTGTGGGACGAGTTCTTGGACTTTGTGGTTCTCGTGTGGATCTCATCCTCACACCCAGAATGATGTCTGTCAGAGGAGCCTCACTCCTATTCAGACACACCAAAAAACTACACAGTCTGAG GCTTTCCAACAGCATCGCCTTGCTTCTGTCTGGATGGGTAAGAAGACAGAGAGTGCCCTGTCTGACTGTTACTGAGCAGCTTTCTCTTGCCTCTCTGTCAGACCGAACTTCAGAGAAAGTGTTTAGGGTTGTGAGTAGTTTGGCATCTCTGCTGCGATACTGGACAGTCAGACAGTTGGATCTAACTGAGTCCTGGAtccctcctcagtgtctctttTCACTGCTCTCTCATGATGGCCCTCTTACAATCAA GTTGAATGAGAAAACTTTCCGGCAGCTACTTGACCTCCTCCATGAAACTCAGGACAATGACTTGACCTTGGCCTTCTTGAGAAAGGTTAATGGAGACCTGACCCCCTTCTGTCTGAACTGGGAGCTTCTTCAACGTCTTCTGCAGCAGTCGTCTCAGATGATTACTGTGAACATGAGGAAAAACAGCTTCCTACAAGAGAGCATCACACGTCTGCTTCCCTTTCTGGGCAGGATTGTATTTGtaag gacTTGTCCCAGCTTTGTGTTGACTTCCCTCAGAGAGATCTATACAACTCGTGCCAGTTCAGTTGTACCCAGTCTTCTGAGGTCATTTGATCACGTGATCAACCTGACCTGCCGAGAGATGGACTCAGAGGACTGTGCTGCTCTGCTCTTCACCCTCAAACACAGTGATGGAGTGAAACTGAACCTCCTGTGGACCTCCTTACCAACGGTGGGACTCAAATCCATCCTCTGCACACTGGACAAAGTTTCTCAACTCAG TGTTGACAGGAATCTGCTGCTGAAGTTCATCCACTGCTGCGCTGCCTCTgatgaccagcagagggcagcagtcAGTCTGCTCAGGACTCTGCAGCACAGGTTAGATCTGTCCTGTTCCTCCTGTGTGGAGATGTCAGAGGAAGGTCAGAGTGAGACTTTCAGACTGACGGTCGCTGACTGCAGCGCCGTCTCCACCATCCTGAGACACAGCAGCCAGGACACAGAGCTCCATCTGCAGGACTGTGATGTGGAGGACAGTGGACTGGACCTGCTGTTTCCTGTCCTGGACAGAGTCCGCCTCAG AGTCAATAAAGTTGTCCTGCTCCAGCTGGTGTCGCTGGTTCCTTTGATCAATGAGCGGTATTTAATGAGACGGGCGGGGTCCCTGTGTAAAGCCCTGGGTGGAGAGCTGGACCTCAGTCACACTGTACTGGATCAGAAGGCCTGTGGAGCTTTGGCCTGGATGCTGGACTTCTCTGAAGGGCTGACAGAGCTGGACCTCAGTCACTGCCAGCTAACCGACCAGCTACTGCTCACAATCAAGGAACATCTGCACAAAGTACAAGTCCTCGA CCTGAGTCACAATAAGATCAGCGATGCTTCAACATCCACGTTGCTCGAACTGATCTCCATCAACCCATCCATTGACACCGTGCG ACTCTTCAGGAACAACATTGTAAACCAAACACCCTTTAAGAAAACCAAGAAGTTTGAAATCTGGTGA
- the LOC109994455 gene encoding uncharacterized protein isoform X2: MKDYETKTGLRVLPSLQSVFQSAPDVWYIDLSKRKTSILLEVLRLRPEKTPVKLTDCPDEESEVRSFLQCLPHISQLSFSYWFKRGVELCGRLFCAAAEREQQTGENTLQLLSSLCTYETFPFIDKEECDDYEEYQCSFLLDLCSHMKDYETKTGLRVLPSLQSVFQSAPDVWYIDLSKRKTSILLEVLRLRPEKTPVKLTGCPDEESEVRSFLQCLPHISQLSCSQPEFFQLVCTSVSVRSRDEAETLVPLLRLLGFTLQLTGRLHSKTCKSVGRVLGLCGSRVDLILTPRMMSVRGASLLFRHTKKLHSLRLSNSIALLLSGWVRRQRVPCLTVTEQLSLASLSDRTSEKVFRVVSSLASLLRYWTVRQLDLTESWIPPQCLFSLLSHDGPLTIKLNEKTFRQLLDLLHETQDNDLTLAFLRKVNGDLTPFCLNWELLQRLLQQSSQMITVNMRKNSFLQESITRLLPFLGRIVFVRTCPSFVLTSLREIYTTRASSVVPSLLRSFDHVINLTCREMDSEDCAALLFTLKHSDGVKLNLLWTSLPTVGLKSILCTLDKVSQLSVDRNLLLKFIHCCAASDDQQRAAVSLLRTLQHRLDLSCSSCVEMSEEGQSETFRLTVADCSAVSTILRHSSQDTELHLQDCDVEDSGLDLLFPVLDRVRLRFGAEWGPQNEQDNSLSLCCSCQFTNSLPFTLILLFRVNKVVLLQLVSLVPLINERYLMRRAGSLCKALGGELDLSHTVLDQKACGALAWMLDFSEGLTELDLSHCQLTDQLLLTIKEHLHKVQVLDLSHNKISDASTSTLLELISINPSIDTVRLFRNNIVNQTPFKKTKKFEIW; the protein is encoded by the exons ATGAAGGACTATGAGACTAAAACAGGCTTGAGAGTTCTTCCATCATTACAGTCAGTTTTCCAGTCAGCTCCTGATGTCTGGTACATTGACCTCTCAAAGAGAAAGACCTCCATCCTCCTGGAAGTGCTGAGACTCCGTCCAGAGAAGACTCCAGTGAAGCTGACGGACTGTCCAGATGAAGAGAGTGAAGTGAGGAGCTTCCTTCAGTGTCTGCCTCATATCTCACAGCTCAG tttctctTACTGGTTTAAAAGAGGAGTCGAGTTGTGTGGACGTCTgttctgtgcagcagcagagagagaacagcAGACAGGAGAGAACACACTGCAGCTGTTATCATCACTGTGCACATatgaaacatttcccttcattgATAAAGAGGAATGTGACGATTATGAAGAATATCAGTGTTCATTCCTTCTGGATCTGTGCTCCCACATGAAGGACTATGAGACTAAAACAGGCTTGAGAGTTCTTCCATCATTACAGTCAGTTTTCCAGTCAGCTCCTGATGTCTGGTACATTGACCTCTCAAAGAGAAAGACCTCCATCCTCCTGGAAGTGCTGAGACTCCGTCCAGAGAAGACTCCAGTGAAGCTGACGGGCTGTCCAGATGAAGAGAGTGAAGTGAGGAGCTTCCTTCAGTGTCTGCCTCATATCTCACAGCTCAG CTGCAGTCAGCCAGAGTTTTTCCAGCTTGTGTGCACATCGGTTTCTGTCAGATCCAGAGATGAGGCTGAGACGTTGGTTCCTCTGCTGCGGCTCCTGGGATTCACCCTTCAGTTAACAGGAAGGTTACACAGCAAAACCTGCAAGTCTGTGGGACGAGTTCTTGGACTTTGTGGTTCTCGTGTGGATCTCATCCTCACACCCAGAATGATGTCTGTCAGAGGAGCCTCACTCCTATTCAGACACACCAAAAAACTACACAGTCTGAG GCTTTCCAACAGCATCGCCTTGCTTCTGTCTGGATGGGTAAGAAGACAGAGAGTGCCCTGTCTGACTGTTACTGAGCAGCTTTCTCTTGCCTCTCTGTCAGACCGAACTTCAGAGAAAGTGTTTAGGGTTGTGAGTAGTTTGGCATCTCTGCTGCGATACTGGACAGTCAGACAGTTGGATCTAACTGAGTCCTGGAtccctcctcagtgtctctttTCACTGCTCTCTCATGATGGCCCTCTTACAATCAA GTTGAATGAGAAAACTTTCCGGCAGCTACTTGACCTCCTCCATGAAACTCAGGACAATGACTTGACCTTGGCCTTCTTGAGAAAGGTTAATGGAGACCTGACCCCCTTCTGTCTGAACTGGGAGCTTCTTCAACGTCTTCTGCAGCAGTCGTCTCAGATGATTACTGTGAACATGAGGAAAAACAGCTTCCTACAAGAGAGCATCACACGTCTGCTTCCCTTTCTGGGCAGGATTGTATTTGtaag gacTTGTCCCAGCTTTGTGTTGACTTCCCTCAGAGAGATCTATACAACTCGTGCCAGTTCAGTTGTACCCAGTCTTCTGAGGTCATTTGATCACGTGATCAACCTGACCTGCCGAGAGATGGACTCAGAGGACTGTGCTGCTCTGCTCTTCACCCTCAAACACAGTGATGGAGTGAAACTGAACCTCCTGTGGACCTCCTTACCAACGGTGGGACTCAAATCCATCCTCTGCACACTGGACAAAGTTTCTCAACTCAG TGTTGACAGGAATCTGCTGCTGAAGTTCATCCACTGCTGCGCTGCCTCTgatgaccagcagagggcagcagtcAGTCTGCTCAGGACTCTGCAGCACAGGTTAGATCTGTCCTGTTCCTCCTGTGTGGAGATGTCAGAGGAAGGTCAGAGTGAGACTTTCAGACTGACGGTCGCTGACTGCAGCGCCGTCTCCACCATCCTGAGACACAGCAGCCAGGACACAGAGCTCCATCTGCAGGACTGTGATGTGGAGGACAGTGGACTGGACCTGCTGTTTCCTGTCCTGGACAGAGTCCGCCTCAGGTTTGGGGCTGAGTGGGGACCACAAAATGAGCAAGACaacagtttgagtttgtgttgttcatGTCAGTTCACTAACAGCCTGCCCTTCACTCTGATTCTCCTGTTTAGAGTCAATAAAGTTGTCCTGCTCCAGCTGGTGTCGCTGGTTCCTTTGATCAATGAGCGGTATTTAATGAGACGGGCGGGGTCCCTGTGTAAAGCCCTGGGTGGAGAGCTGGACCTCAGTCACACTGTACTGGATCAGAAGGCCTGTGGAGCTTTGGCCTGGATGCTGGACTTCTCTGAAGGGCTGACAGAGCTGGACCTCAGTCACTGCCAGCTAACCGACCAGCTACTGCTCACAATCAAGGAACATCTGCACAAAGTACAAGTCCTCGA CCTGAGTCACAATAAGATCAGCGATGCTTCAACATCCACGTTGCTCGAACTGATCTCCATCAACCCATCCATTGACACCGTGCG ACTCTTCAGGAACAACATTGTAAACCAAACACCCTTTAAGAAAACCAAGAAGTTTGAAATCTGGTGA
- the LOC109994455 gene encoding uncharacterized protein isoform X1, producing MKDYETKTGLRVLPSLQSVFQSAPDVWYIDLSKRKTSILLEVLRLRPEKTPVKLTDCPDEESEVRSFLQCLPHISQLSFHFSFSYWFKRGVELCGRLFCAAAEREQQTGENTLQLLSSLCTYETFPFIDKEECDDYEEYQCSFLLDLCSHMKDYETKTGLRVLPSLQSVFQSAPDVWYIDLSKRKTSILLEVLRLRPEKTPVKLTGCPDEESEVRSFLQCLPHISQLSCSQPEFFQLVCTSVSVRSRDEAETLVPLLRLLGFTLQLTGRLHSKTCKSVGRVLGLCGSRVDLILTPRMMSVRGASLLFRHTKKLHSLRLSNSIALLLSGWVRRQRVPCLTVTEQLSLASLSDRTSEKVFRVVSSLASLLRYWTVRQLDLTESWIPPQCLFSLLSHDGPLTIKLNEKTFRQLLDLLHETQDNDLTLAFLRKVNGDLTPFCLNWELLQRLLQQSSQMITVNMRKNSFLQESITRLLPFLGRIVFVRTCPSFVLTSLREIYTTRASSVVPSLLRSFDHVINLTCREMDSEDCAALLFTLKHSDGVKLNLLWTSLPTVGLKSILCTLDKVSQLSVDRNLLLKFIHCCAASDDQQRAAVSLLRTLQHRLDLSCSSCVEMSEEGQSETFRLTVADCSAVSTILRHSSQDTELHLQDCDVEDSGLDLLFPVLDRVRLRFGAEWGPQNEQDNSLSLCCSCQFTNSLPFTLILLFRVNKVVLLQLVSLVPLINERYLMRRAGSLCKALGGELDLSHTVLDQKACGALAWMLDFSEGLTELDLSHCQLTDQLLLTIKEHLHKVQVLDLSHNKISDASTSTLLELISINPSIDTVRLFRNNIVNQTPFKKTKKFEIW from the exons ATGAAGGACTATGAGACTAAAACAGGCTTGAGAGTTCTTCCATCATTACAGTCAGTTTTCCAGTCAGCTCCTGATGTCTGGTACATTGACCTCTCAAAGAGAAAGACCTCCATCCTCCTGGAAGTGCTGAGACTCCGTCCAGAGAAGACTCCAGTGAAGCTGACGGACTGTCCAGATGAAGAGAGTGAAGTGAGGAGCTTCCTTCAGTGTCTGCCTCATATCTCACAGCTCAG ctttcatttcagtttctctTACTGGTTTAAAAGAGGAGTCGAGTTGTGTGGACGTCTgttctgtgcagcagcagagagagaacagcAGACAGGAGAGAACACACTGCAGCTGTTATCATCACTGTGCACATatgaaacatttcccttcattgATAAAGAGGAATGTGACGATTATGAAGAATATCAGTGTTCATTCCTTCTGGATCTGTGCTCCCACATGAAGGACTATGAGACTAAAACAGGCTTGAGAGTTCTTCCATCATTACAGTCAGTTTTCCAGTCAGCTCCTGATGTCTGGTACATTGACCTCTCAAAGAGAAAGACCTCCATCCTCCTGGAAGTGCTGAGACTCCGTCCAGAGAAGACTCCAGTGAAGCTGACGGGCTGTCCAGATGAAGAGAGTGAAGTGAGGAGCTTCCTTCAGTGTCTGCCTCATATCTCACAGCTCAG CTGCAGTCAGCCAGAGTTTTTCCAGCTTGTGTGCACATCGGTTTCTGTCAGATCCAGAGATGAGGCTGAGACGTTGGTTCCTCTGCTGCGGCTCCTGGGATTCACCCTTCAGTTAACAGGAAGGTTACACAGCAAAACCTGCAAGTCTGTGGGACGAGTTCTTGGACTTTGTGGTTCTCGTGTGGATCTCATCCTCACACCCAGAATGATGTCTGTCAGAGGAGCCTCACTCCTATTCAGACACACCAAAAAACTACACAGTCTGAG GCTTTCCAACAGCATCGCCTTGCTTCTGTCTGGATGGGTAAGAAGACAGAGAGTGCCCTGTCTGACTGTTACTGAGCAGCTTTCTCTTGCCTCTCTGTCAGACCGAACTTCAGAGAAAGTGTTTAGGGTTGTGAGTAGTTTGGCATCTCTGCTGCGATACTGGACAGTCAGACAGTTGGATCTAACTGAGTCCTGGAtccctcctcagtgtctctttTCACTGCTCTCTCATGATGGCCCTCTTACAATCAA GTTGAATGAGAAAACTTTCCGGCAGCTACTTGACCTCCTCCATGAAACTCAGGACAATGACTTGACCTTGGCCTTCTTGAGAAAGGTTAATGGAGACCTGACCCCCTTCTGTCTGAACTGGGAGCTTCTTCAACGTCTTCTGCAGCAGTCGTCTCAGATGATTACTGTGAACATGAGGAAAAACAGCTTCCTACAAGAGAGCATCACACGTCTGCTTCCCTTTCTGGGCAGGATTGTATTTGtaag gacTTGTCCCAGCTTTGTGTTGACTTCCCTCAGAGAGATCTATACAACTCGTGCCAGTTCAGTTGTACCCAGTCTTCTGAGGTCATTTGATCACGTGATCAACCTGACCTGCCGAGAGATGGACTCAGAGGACTGTGCTGCTCTGCTCTTCACCCTCAAACACAGTGATGGAGTGAAACTGAACCTCCTGTGGACCTCCTTACCAACGGTGGGACTCAAATCCATCCTCTGCACACTGGACAAAGTTTCTCAACTCAG TGTTGACAGGAATCTGCTGCTGAAGTTCATCCACTGCTGCGCTGCCTCTgatgaccagcagagggcagcagtcAGTCTGCTCAGGACTCTGCAGCACAGGTTAGATCTGTCCTGTTCCTCCTGTGTGGAGATGTCAGAGGAAGGTCAGAGTGAGACTTTCAGACTGACGGTCGCTGACTGCAGCGCCGTCTCCACCATCCTGAGACACAGCAGCCAGGACACAGAGCTCCATCTGCAGGACTGTGATGTGGAGGACAGTGGACTGGACCTGCTGTTTCCTGTCCTGGACAGAGTCCGCCTCAGGTTTGGGGCTGAGTGGGGACCACAAAATGAGCAAGACaacagtttgagtttgtgttgttcatGTCAGTTCACTAACAGCCTGCCCTTCACTCTGATTCTCCTGTTTAGAGTCAATAAAGTTGTCCTGCTCCAGCTGGTGTCGCTGGTTCCTTTGATCAATGAGCGGTATTTAATGAGACGGGCGGGGTCCCTGTGTAAAGCCCTGGGTGGAGAGCTGGACCTCAGTCACACTGTACTGGATCAGAAGGCCTGTGGAGCTTTGGCCTGGATGCTGGACTTCTCTGAAGGGCTGACAGAGCTGGACCTCAGTCACTGCCAGCTAACCGACCAGCTACTGCTCACAATCAAGGAACATCTGCACAAAGTACAAGTCCTCGA CCTGAGTCACAATAAGATCAGCGATGCTTCAACATCCACGTTGCTCGAACTGATCTCCATCAACCCATCCATTGACACCGTGCG ACTCTTCAGGAACAACATTGTAAACCAAACACCCTTTAAGAAAACCAAGAAGTTTGAAATCTGGTGA